Proteins encoded together in one Desulfonatronum thiosulfatophilum window:
- a CDS encoding ABC transporter substrate-binding protein, whose product MGKKFRVLAMAMVMFCMVGFAGNAFASKDVRFVYVPWTCVTVKTEVATHLLNALGYNASSMLLSVPIAYQAMASDQADIFLGNWMPTMQSIAEPHFESGRVQQFSVIMDGAKYTLAVPTYAYEAGLRDFSDIAKYADKLEGKIYGIEEGNDGNEVIELMINENMFNLGDFELVPSSETAMLTQVQNFARNENWIVFLGWSPHWMNKIIDMSYLTGSDEQTFGENDGTATVYINIRTGFDQQQPNVATFLNNYLVPIEMVNDAMNMLHQDSSMAELDAGMAWLRKNPEVYRGWMDGVTTADGRPALPVIEALMVQ is encoded by the coding sequence ATGGGTAAGAAATTTCGTGTACTGGCTATGGCAATGGTCATGTTCTGCATGGTCGGATTCGCTGGGAATGCTTTTGCTTCCAAGGACGTACGATTCGTCTACGTTCCCTGGACATGCGTCACGGTGAAGACCGAAGTGGCGACGCACCTGTTGAACGCGCTGGGGTACAACGCGTCCAGCATGCTGCTTTCCGTGCCCATTGCCTACCAGGCCATGGCCTCAGATCAGGCGGATATTTTTCTGGGCAACTGGATGCCGACCATGCAGAGCATTGCCGAGCCGCACTTCGAAAGCGGTCGGGTGCAGCAGTTCTCCGTGATTATGGACGGCGCGAAGTATACCCTGGCCGTGCCCACCTATGCCTATGAAGCCGGTTTGCGCGACTTTTCGGATATCGCAAAATACGCGGACAAGCTGGAAGGCAAGATTTACGGAATCGAAGAGGGCAACGACGGCAACGAAGTCATCGAACTGATGATCAACGAAAACATGTTCAACCTGGGCGACTTTGAACTGGTTCCTTCCAGCGAGACGGCCATGCTGACCCAGGTCCAGAACTTCGCCCGCAATGAGAATTGGATCGTCTTTCTCGGCTGGTCTCCGCACTGGATGAACAAGATCATCGACATGTCCTACCTCACGGGCAGCGATGAGCAAACATTCGGCGAAAACGACGGCACGGCCACGGTGTACATCAACATCCGCACCGGCTTTGACCAACAGCAGCCCAACGTAGCCACGTTCCTGAACAACTATCTCGTGCCCATCGAAATGGTCAACGATGCCATGAACATGCTCCATCAGGACAGCTCCATGGCCGAACTCGATGCCGGAATGGCTTGGCTGCGCAAGAACCCCGAGGTCTACCGAGGCTGGATGGACGGCGTGACCACGGCGGACGGCCGACCCGCCTTGCCCGTGATCGAAGCCCTGATGGTTCAGTAG
- the betA gene encoding choline dehydrogenase — translation MAKNTYDVIIIGAGTAGSILANRLSADPDRKVLVLEAGRWDHKLDFRIHMPSALSFNLTNEFYNWAYESEPEHFMHNRRIAQPRGKVLGGSSSINGMIHIRGNAMDYEKWGAMEGLETWDYAHCLPYFQKMEYRLKGADEYQGRTGGQYLTTPKNDNPLFDAFFASVQQAGYPLTKDVNGYQQEGFGKFESTTYRGNRWSTARGYLHPALHRSNLKLVCKALTTKILFNGNKAIGVEYRTGRKVHQVFGGEIICCGGAINSPQLLQLSGVGNGGHLKEKGIPVVRDLPGVGENLRDHLEVYIQCASKKPVSLYPALKPWNMPKIGLEWLFLRKGIGASNHFEAGGFVRSNDELDYPNLQFHFLPIAIRYDGTAPSEGHGYQLHVGPMYSDAKGSVTLKSSDPAVHPRIKFNYLSTEKDRKEWIEAVNCARKIFNQPAFAEFKAKELSPGEHIATDEQILDFVAREGESAYHPSCTCRMGYDDMAVVDKNLKVHGLENLRVVDASVMPEITNGNICAPVLMIAEKAADVILGNTPLPPSNAGYYRHKKA, via the coding sequence ATGGCAAAAAACACATATGATGTGATTATTATCGGAGCAGGAACCGCCGGCAGCATTCTGGCAAATCGGTTGAGCGCCGATCCGGACCGCAAGGTTCTGGTGCTGGAAGCCGGGCGATGGGATCACAAGCTGGATTTCCGCATCCACATGCCTTCGGCGCTGTCCTTCAACCTGACCAATGAATTCTATAATTGGGCGTACGAATCCGAGCCGGAGCATTTCATGCACAACCGGCGCATTGCTCAGCCGCGCGGCAAGGTGTTGGGCGGTTCAAGCTCCATCAACGGCATGATCCACATCCGCGGCAATGCCATGGATTATGAGAAGTGGGGGGCCATGGAAGGATTGGAGACATGGGACTACGCCCACTGCCTGCCCTATTTTCAGAAGATGGAATACCGCCTCAAGGGCGCTGACGAATATCAAGGCCGGACAGGAGGGCAGTATCTGACAACGCCCAAGAACGACAATCCACTCTTCGACGCCTTTTTCGCTTCGGTCCAGCAGGCCGGATACCCCCTGACCAAGGACGTCAACGGTTATCAACAGGAAGGTTTCGGCAAGTTCGAAAGCACGACCTACCGCGGCAACCGGTGGAGTACGGCAAGGGGATATCTGCATCCGGCTCTGCACCGATCCAACCTGAAGCTGGTCTGCAAGGCCCTGACAACCAAAATCCTGTTCAACGGCAATAAAGCCATCGGCGTGGAATACCGCACAGGCAGGAAGGTTCATCAGGTTTTTGGCGGTGAGATCATCTGTTGCGGCGGGGCCATCAATTCACCGCAACTGCTTCAGCTTTCCGGAGTGGGCAACGGTGGCCATCTCAAGGAGAAAGGCATCCCCGTGGTCCGGGATCTGCCCGGCGTGGGCGAAAACCTGAGAGATCATCTCGAAGTGTACATCCAGTGCGCCTCGAAAAAGCCGGTCAGCCTGTATCCGGCCCTCAAGCCGTGGAACATGCCCAAAATCGGCCTGGAATGGCTGTTCCTACGCAAAGGCATCGGGGCCAGCAATCATTTCGAGGCCGGCGGCTTTGTGCGCAGCAACGATGAATTGGACTATCCGAATCTGCAATTCCATTTCCTGCCCATCGCCATCCGCTATGACGGCACCGCGCCCAGCGAAGGTCATGGCTATCAGCTGCATGTCGGGCCGATGTACAGCGACGCCAAGGGGTCAGTGACCCTGAAATCCAGCGATCCGGCCGTGCACCCCAGGATCAAGTTCAATTACCTGTCCACGGAAAAGGACCGCAAAGAATGGATCGAAGCCGTCAATTGCGCCCGGAAAATTTTCAATCAGCCGGCCTTTGCCGAGTTCAAGGCCAAGGAACTCTCACCGGGCGAGCACATTGCCACCGACGAGCAGATTCTGGATTTCGTGGCCCGAGAAGGAGAGAGCGCCTACCATCCGAGCTGCACCTGCAGGATGGGTTATGACGACATGGCCGTGGTGGACAAGAATTTGAAGGTGCACGGCCTGGAAAACCTGCGCGTGGTTGACGCTTCGGTGATGCCGGAAATCACCAACGGCAACATTTGCGCCCCGGTTCTGATGATCGCGGAAAAGGCCGCGGACGTCATCCTCGGCAACACGCCGCTTCCGCCGTCCAATGCGGGTTATTATCGACATAAAAAAGCATAA
- a CDS encoding FadR/GntR family transcriptional regulator has translation MDRPFALGKTEILQGICSAPAKTGRAGEEIALQIQAAVLDGKIKPGERLPSERELQALFKTGRGVIREALQVLKHKGLIEIHKGAKGGAHVKNIEVISISESFALFLKQNNTDPMHLIEFRESMDYIITDLAIAKGHGEQKQLLVDKADQLAAAVENQATTMEMLAELDRELNLLFARMAGNPIFEWIMQAVQIGFSSMDNALYEDAEYRRYAVENWQHTAREIAAHDPIKAKSYISFHYMILRKKVEQLRRPQSSENG, from the coding sequence ATGGACCGTCCATTTGCTTTGGGAAAAACAGAAATTCTTCAAGGAATATGTTCCGCTCCGGCAAAAACCGGTCGGGCGGGCGAGGAAATTGCCCTGCAAATCCAGGCAGCCGTCCTGGATGGAAAGATCAAGCCCGGCGAACGATTGCCCAGCGAAAGAGAATTGCAAGCCCTGTTCAAGACAGGTCGCGGCGTCATCCGTGAAGCCTTGCAGGTTCTGAAGCACAAGGGGTTGATCGAAATCCACAAGGGGGCCAAGGGCGGCGCTCACGTTAAGAACATTGAAGTGATCAGCATCAGTGAATCTTTTGCCCTTTTTTTGAAGCAGAACAATACCGACCCCATGCATCTCATCGAATTTCGGGAGAGCATGGACTACATCATCACAGATCTGGCCATCGCCAAGGGCCACGGCGAGCAGAAGCAGTTGCTCGTGGACAAGGCTGATCAACTGGCCGCGGCTGTCGAGAATCAGGCGACAACCATGGAGATGCTCGCGGAACTGGATCGAGAGTTGAATCTGCTCTTTGCCAGGATGGCCGGGAATCCGATTTTCGAATGGATCATGCAGGCCGTTCAGATCGGGTTCAGTTCCATGGACAACGCCCTGTACGAAGATGCCGAGTACCGTCGGTACGCAGTGGAAAACTGGCAGCATACCGCTCGGGAGATCGCCGCTCATGATCCCATTAAGGCCAAATCCTACATCAGTTTCCATTACATGATCCTGCGCAAAAAGGTGGAGCAGCTTCGCCGGCCGCAATCGTCTGAAAATGGATAA
- the chrA gene encoding chromate efflux transporter: protein MPSDARPRTPASFKEALKFWIKLGFINFGGPAGQIAIMHQEVVEKRGWITEGQFLRALNFCMLLPGPEAQQLATYIGWRLHGIPGGIAAGALFVIPSMFIILLLSYLAVAHIHIPVVAAAFHGIQAVVVAVVLEALLRIGKKALYHPYLYGFAAGAFIGIFFFQIPFPMVLAAAAAGGLLLQNRLPHVFCKDNFDHQSGECRVSVVSDETADHNRSWRHLLLVILTCFILWAAVVGVLLIWRGYEDVLTQIALFFTKAAFVTFGGAYAVLSYISGYAVPQGWLTTDQMLIGLGLAESTPGPLIMVTQYIGFLGAWNLHGSAPQFLNATLGALIATYVTFLPSFLFIFVGAPFIEALAGNQRLQAALTGVTAAVVGVILNLAVWFGLNILFPEPGHVDGFALVTILVSFVLLRRFHLPIHALVPLGAIAGILWSIAR, encoded by the coding sequence ATGCCTTCTGATGCTCGGCCCAGGACACCCGCATCCTTCAAAGAGGCGTTAAAGTTCTGGATTAAACTGGGGTTCATCAATTTCGGTGGTCCAGCTGGACAAATCGCCATCATGCACCAAGAAGTCGTGGAGAAGCGGGGCTGGATCACTGAGGGCCAATTCCTGCGGGCTCTCAATTTCTGCATGCTGCTCCCGGGACCGGAAGCTCAGCAACTTGCGACATACATCGGGTGGAGGCTGCACGGAATTCCAGGCGGCATCGCAGCCGGAGCGCTGTTCGTCATCCCGTCGATGTTCATTATCCTGCTCTTGAGCTATCTAGCCGTTGCGCACATCCATATTCCCGTCGTCGCAGCGGCATTTCACGGCATCCAGGCCGTGGTGGTCGCCGTGGTGCTGGAGGCCCTTCTGCGCATCGGGAAAAAAGCTTTGTACCATCCTTACCTTTATGGATTCGCAGCTGGCGCATTTATCGGCATCTTCTTTTTTCAGATCCCTTTTCCAATGGTTTTAGCCGCTGCCGCAGCCGGTGGATTGCTTCTGCAAAACCGCCTTCCGCATGTTTTCTGCAAGGATAATTTTGATCATCAATCTGGGGAGTGCCGAGTATCTGTTGTTTCCGACGAAACGGCCGATCACAACCGTTCCTGGCGGCATTTGTTGCTGGTTATTCTGACATGTTTCATTTTATGGGCAGCGGTTGTCGGAGTACTCTTGATCTGGCGCGGATACGAGGACGTGTTGACGCAGATCGCCCTTTTCTTCACCAAGGCAGCATTTGTTACTTTCGGCGGGGCCTATGCTGTACTCAGCTACATCTCCGGTTATGCGGTTCCCCAAGGATGGCTGACGACAGATCAAATGCTCATCGGCCTGGGTTTGGCCGAATCCACTCCCGGGCCATTGATCATGGTAACGCAGTACATCGGCTTTTTAGGCGCCTGGAACCTTCATGGATCGGCTCCCCAATTTCTGAATGCAACCTTGGGAGCACTGATTGCTACATATGTTACATTTTTGCCGAGTTTTCTGTTTATTTTCGTTGGCGCTCCGTTCATAGAAGCATTAGCGGGCAACCAGCGCTTACAGGCCGCTCTGACAGGTGTAACCGCCGCCGTCGTCGGCGTGATCCTCAATCTTGCCGTCTGGTTCGGATTGAATATCCTGTTTCCGGAACCAGGACACGTGGACGGCTTTGCTCTAGTAACGATACTGGTTTCTTTTGTTTTGCTCAGACGCTTTCATTTGCCGATCCATGCCCTCGTTCCCTTGGGCGCGATCGCGGGAATTCTCTGGAGCATTGCACGGTAA
- a CDS encoding PEP/pyruvate-binding domain-containing protein produces MPDSTQHPPTCAPLPTMDGAHVQRYRHFRDLLNHGQVSLLLIAELEQLYYDIRPFTLPRLERDADRLLAKVQAMIFSLENMTREKEIDYRNSYLHGTLKSIERSIRDELRPYFRLPTTEFILHLEDVSANHGRAVGAKAANLAKLQRDLSFPVPRGFVVTTAAFHAFWAKTGLQDRIESEMAEVDTENPKALEVIGRKIRSWIMETPLPDDLEMAITQSGMTLTQEGSTSRLAVRSSAVGEDTETSFAGQYESVLNVSLKELIRAYKTVVASKYSAAALSYRLHHGLDDRETPMAVLILEMIEPQLSGVAYTADPVTEDQQSMRISAVSGLGGGLVGGSSSPDWSWRLEKKSFGILEESFHGQDSGLMKTDGLDRKLLSNLWRLTLRMEIFFQRPLDIEWAVDAENHLYFLQARPLLVVKTDAGSVVELSDEQLDHPVLLDGGQCASGGVAAGRVMILDATELEIPEESLQHMAQDSILVSPTASTALTPMVGMVRGIVTDVGSTASHLASVAREFGVPALFNTGQATKILKQGQEITLWASRGRIYHGVVEELARNIKPLKRPVFASPGHLRMQRLLDLISPLNLTDPLAPEFQKARCLTLHDIIRYCHEQSVQEMFAFGKDVDAAQHALRLKVSIPVQLYALDLDDGFRTGLTTCDEINVHDVASVPFQALWQGLAHPGLNWTSNIASSARGFLSLVSTNPESGREDALGGASYAFVSRDYLNLNIRFGYHLATVDALCGPDPELNYVTLHFAGGVAPYFSRSLRAQYMAEVLKRLGYTVTLRGDLIEASQKRLDQTSLQFVLDQTGRLLGSARLLDMAMNSPEQVVEFTDAFFEGRYDYHQPADPDAPETYYLINGYWRKVTDAQEDAVLQDGSQFASLGSVAAAQTMGRLIGKRYQEFLDTIEAYYYFPLAIAKDSLMGNGVAHVQVKPVSGDIDQAGGLAFGIRDWDNYFVFRINALEDNAILFEFRNGKRLQRQEVEIPIAAGSWHDLRVEHGDGEIRAYLNDSPIMTHQADRPLQGYVGLWTKADSVTLFRKLQLQKMSTG; encoded by the coding sequence ATGCCTGATTCGACGCAGCACCCCCCCACCTGCGCGCCCTTGCCGACCATGGATGGAGCGCATGTCCAGCGTTATCGACATTTCAGGGACCTGTTGAACCACGGCCAGGTATCCCTCTTGCTCATAGCCGAGTTGGAGCAACTCTACTACGACATCCGACCGTTTACCCTGCCTCGCCTGGAAAGGGACGCTGATCGTCTACTCGCTAAAGTCCAAGCCATGATCTTTTCCCTGGAAAACATGACCCGGGAGAAGGAGATCGATTATCGAAATTCGTATTTGCACGGCACCCTGAAAAGTATTGAACGCTCCATTCGAGACGAGTTGAGGCCCTACTTCCGCTTGCCGACCACGGAATTCATTTTGCACCTGGAAGATGTGTCTGCGAATCATGGTCGGGCCGTCGGGGCCAAGGCGGCCAACCTGGCCAAACTGCAAAGGGATCTTTCCTTTCCGGTTCCGCGTGGATTTGTCGTCACCACTGCCGCATTTCATGCCTTCTGGGCCAAGACCGGACTGCAAGATAGAATTGAGAGTGAAATGGCCGAAGTGGACACGGAAAACCCCAAGGCTCTGGAGGTCATTGGACGAAAAATCCGTTCCTGGATCATGGAAACGCCTTTGCCTGACGATCTTGAAATGGCCATTACGCAAAGCGGGATGACCCTGACCCAAGAAGGATCAACGTCTCGCTTGGCCGTACGCAGCAGCGCCGTGGGCGAGGACACGGAGACTTCCTTTGCGGGCCAATACGAATCGGTCCTGAATGTGTCCCTGAAGGAATTGATCCGAGCCTACAAGACCGTCGTGGCCAGCAAATACTCTGCCGCGGCTCTTTCCTACCGCCTGCATCACGGTTTGGACGACCGGGAAACGCCCATGGCCGTGCTGATTCTGGAGATGATCGAGCCTCAACTGAGCGGAGTCGCATATACCGCTGATCCGGTCACTGAAGACCAACAAAGCATGCGCATCAGCGCGGTTTCCGGACTCGGCGGCGGACTTGTCGGGGGTTCGTCTTCTCCGGATTGGTCCTGGCGTCTCGAAAAAAAATCCTTTGGTATCCTTGAAGAGTCTTTTCACGGCCAGGACAGCGGCCTCATGAAAACGGATGGACTGGATCGGAAGCTCCTCAGCAATCTATGGCGGCTGACTCTGCGCATGGAAATCTTTTTTCAGCGGCCACTGGACATTGAATGGGCCGTGGATGCCGAGAACCATCTCTACTTCCTGCAGGCACGCCCACTCCTCGTGGTGAAAACAGACGCGGGAAGCGTTGTGGAGCTGTCCGACGAACAACTTGATCATCCCGTTTTGCTTGACGGAGGCCAGTGCGCTTCCGGAGGAGTGGCCGCCGGCAGGGTGATGATTCTGGATGCAACAGAGCTGGAGATCCCCGAAGAATCCTTGCAGCACATGGCCCAGGACAGCATATTGGTCAGCCCCACTGCTTCCACCGCACTCACTCCAATGGTCGGCATGGTCAGGGGTATCGTCACGGACGTCGGCAGTACTGCCAGTCACTTGGCTTCCGTGGCTCGCGAGTTCGGAGTCCCGGCATTGTTCAACACGGGTCAGGCCACCAAGATCCTGAAACAAGGACAGGAAATCACGCTTTGGGCCAGTAGAGGGCGAATATATCACGGTGTTGTCGAGGAACTGGCCCGGAACATCAAACCCCTGAAGCGCCCCGTTTTCGCCAGTCCCGGCCATCTGCGCATGCAACGCCTGCTTGATCTGATCTCCCCGTTGAACCTTACCGATCCTCTGGCTCCGGAATTTCAGAAGGCGCGATGTCTGACGCTTCACGACATTATCCGCTATTGTCACGAACAGTCTGTTCAGGAGATGTTCGCCTTCGGCAAGGACGTCGATGCGGCGCAACACGCCTTGCGACTGAAGGTCAGCATCCCCGTCCAACTCTATGCCCTGGATCTGGACGACGGATTCCGAACCGGCCTGACGACGTGCGACGAAATCAACGTGCACGACGTGGCCAGCGTTCCCTTTCAGGCCTTATGGCAAGGGCTCGCGCATCCCGGTCTGAACTGGACCAGCAACATCGCCTCGAGCGCCCGCGGTTTTTTGTCCCTTGTGTCAACCAATCCCGAGTCCGGAAGGGAAGACGCCCTGGGCGGAGCAAGCTACGCCTTTGTCTCACGGGACTATCTGAACCTGAACATTCGGTTCGGCTATCATCTCGCCACGGTGGACGCCCTTTGCGGCCCTGACCCTGAGCTCAATTATGTGACTTTGCATTTCGCAGGCGGCGTGGCTCCCTACTTCAGCAGATCGTTGCGCGCTCAATACATGGCCGAGGTCTTGAAGCGACTCGGATATACCGTCACGTTGCGCGGCGATCTGATCGAGGCGTCACAAAAACGACTGGATCAAACCTCTCTCCAGTTTGTTCTGGACCAGACCGGCCGTCTGCTGGGAAGCGCGCGCCTGCTGGACATGGCCATGAACAGTCCGGAGCAGGTGGTTGAGTTTACGGATGCATTCTTCGAGGGGCGGTATGACTATCATCAACCCGCTGACCCGGATGCGCCCGAGACGTATTATCTGATCAACGGATACTGGCGCAAGGTCACGGATGCGCAAGAGGACGCCGTTTTACAGGACGGCTCCCAGTTCGCCTCATTGGGCTCAGTGGCCGCGGCGCAAACCATGGGGCGCTTGATCGGAAAGCGGTATCAGGAGTTCTTGGACACCATCGAGGCGTACTACTACTTCCCCTTGGCTATCGCTAAGGACAGCCTGATGGGAAACGGCGTGGCGCATGTGCAAGTCAAGCCCGTATCCGGCGATATTGACCAAGCCGGCGGGTTGGCCTTCGGGATCCGGGATTGGGACAACTATTTCGTATTCCGGATCAACGCCCTGGAGGACAACGCCATTCTCTTCGAGTTCCGCAACGGCAAACGGTTGCAACGACAAGAAGTGGAAATTCCCATTGCCGCGGGATCCTGGCACGATCTGCGTGTGGAGCATGGCGACGGCGAAATCAGGGCCTACCTGAACGACAGCCCAATCATGACCCATCAGGCTGACCGCCCCCTGCAAGGCTATGTCGGTCTCTGGACCAAGGCCGACTCGGTGACCTTGTTTAGGAAGCTGCAACTACAAAAAATGTCTACAGGTTGA
- a CDS encoding MFS transporter, whose product MNPNPTPTRPIRATARLADFLALHPGTVGILAMVVLVGMGERMAERFLPIYILALGGSALAVGLLQAMDNLLSALYSFPGGYLSDRIGAKRSLLIFNLVAMAGYALVILIPTWQAVLIGAVLFISWSAISMPATMSLMYTVLPQGKRTMGVTMHSLVRRIPMALGPILGGIFIAAWGETDGIRLAFVAALVLAGAALVLQQRMIPDRPPAPTTTADRCPLTPEKNPIRLYRRMPAAMKGLLVSDVLIRFCEQIPYAFVVVWSMQVIAEPVSAVQFGVLTSIEMATAMLVYIPVAYMADRTVKKPFITATFVFFTLFPLVLMYSQSFSWLVGAFVLRGLKEFGEPTRKSLIMDLAPEDCRAGMFGLYYLIRDVFVSVAALGGAFLWMISPQVNLWTAFAFGVVGTLGFVLFGRETSRTAL is encoded by the coding sequence ATGAATCCGAATCCCACGCCAACGCGTCCCATTCGCGCAACTGCCAGACTGGCCGATTTTCTGGCCCTGCACCCCGGCACCGTCGGCATACTGGCCATGGTCGTCCTGGTGGGCATGGGCGAGCGGATGGCCGAGCGCTTCCTGCCCATCTACATTCTGGCTCTGGGCGGAAGCGCCCTGGCCGTGGGCCTGCTCCAGGCCATGGACAACCTGCTGTCGGCCCTCTACTCCTTCCCCGGCGGATATCTCTCGGATCGCATCGGCGCCAAGCGCTCTCTGCTGATCTTCAACCTGGTGGCCATGGCCGGTTACGCCCTGGTGATCCTGATTCCCACCTGGCAGGCCGTGCTCATCGGCGCGGTGCTGTTCATCTCCTGGTCGGCCATTTCCATGCCCGCCACCATGAGCCTGATGTACACGGTCCTGCCCCAAGGTAAGCGGACCATGGGCGTGACCATGCATTCCTTGGTCCGACGCATTCCCATGGCTCTGGGGCCGATTCTGGGCGGTATTTTCATTGCGGCCTGGGGGGAGACCGATGGGATCAGGCTGGCTTTTGTCGCGGCCCTTGTCCTCGCCGGAGCGGCCCTGGTCCTGCAGCAGCGGATGATCCCGGACCGGCCGCCGGCGCCGACAACAACAGCAGACCGTTGCCCTCTGACCCCGGAGAAAAATCCGATCAGGCTCTATCGTCGCATGCCCGCCGCCATGAAAGGCCTGCTGGTCTCGGACGTCCTGATCCGTTTTTGCGAACAGATTCCTTACGCCTTCGTGGTCGTCTGGTCGATGCAGGTCATCGCCGAGCCGGTCTCGGCGGTCCAGTTCGGGGTGCTGACGTCTATTGAGATGGCCACAGCCATGCTGGTCTACATCCCCGTGGCCTACATGGCGGACCGGACAGTGAAAAAGCCGTTCATCACGGCGACCTTCGTCTTCTTCACGCTGTTTCCGCTGGTCCTGATGTACAGCCAGTCTTTCTCCTGGCTTGTCGGAGCGTTCGTATTGCGCGGCCTGAAAGAGTTCGGCGAACCCACCCGCAAGTCCCTGATCATGGATCTGGCGCCGGAAGACTGCCGGGCGGGCATGTTCGGCCTGTACTACCTGATCCGCGACGTTTTCGTCTCCGTGGCCGCGCTGGGAGGGGCCTTCCTCTGGATGATCAGCCCCCAGGTCAACCTCTGGACCGCGTTCGCCTTCGGTGTTGTGGGAACACTGGGGTTCGTTCTTTTCGGACGGGAGACGAGTCGAACGGCTTTGTAG
- a CDS encoding HDIG domain-containing metalloprotein: MNRITMLQEEDINLLKKSGMSEEDITHSVQVAEKALEIAERIRKTSGTGLDMELVGRGALFHDLGKAKTHAMEHGMIGARMGRDLGLPEAVTAIMEKHIRGGLTADEAVELGLPVKDYTLGRLEERIIIYADRLVDIIHDGIVAISSELEAEERFEEILRNFPKYGKNEPTMARYLGYHQEIQSLMAG; the protein is encoded by the coding sequence GGAAGACATCAACCTGCTCAAAAAAAGCGGCATGTCCGAGGAGGACATCACCCACAGCGTGCAGGTGGCGGAGAAAGCGCTGGAAATCGCCGAACGCATTCGCAAGACCAGCGGAACCGGTTTGGACATGGAGCTTGTCGGGCGCGGGGCGCTCTTTCACGACCTGGGCAAGGCAAAAACCCACGCCATGGAGCACGGCATGATCGGCGCAAGGATGGGCCGGGACCTGGGATTGCCCGAAGCCGTCACGGCCATCATGGAGAAGCACATCCGGGGAGGATTGACCGCCGACGAGGCGGTTGAACTTGGTCTGCCGGTCAAGGATTATACTCTTGGCAGGCTGGAAGAGCGGATCATCATCTATGCCGATCGATTGGTGGACATTATTCATGACGGCATCGTGGCCATCAGCAGTGAACTGGAGGCCGAAGAACGGTTCGAGGAAATTCTCCGGAACTTCCCCAAATACGGAAAAAATGAACCGACCATGGCTCGATATCTCGGCTATCACCAGGAAATACAATCACTGATGGCGGGTTAA